The following are encoded in a window of Pelagicoccus enzymogenes genomic DNA:
- a CDS encoding Ig-like domain-containing protein, with amino-acid sequence MPPKLSLLCKAALCCLFLVQSLAYQAHAAPHQLEKLDRGLVAVKANANQVYLSWRLLVSDSPGTAFNVYRSADGGPAIKLTSTPLLQTTDFKDSTADLAASNAYSVRAVVDGVELAPSRKATIEADAPVQQYLSLPLQVPADGVTADGVNYSYSANDLSVGDLDGDGDYEVVVKWYPSNARDNAQSGYTGNTLLDAYTLEGELLWRIDLGVNIRSGSHYTQFMVYDLDGDGKAEVACRTAEGSMDASGAYVADANKWFGGAMPPIDHAADRRNSGGYILEGPEFLTLFDGLSGLEMASTLYEPQRVPGTFFPTSAEIDALWGDGYGNRVDRFLAAVAYLDGERPSLVMCRGYYTRTVLAAYDWRDGALTKRWVFDTLDEGTPDTYRGQGAHSLTVGDVDGDGKDEIVYGAATIDDNGSGLYTTGIGHGDALHFSDMDPDRPGLEVWMPHESPSSYGPNGSELHDAATGEVIFGVSGSGSDVGRGVAADIDPRFRGFETWASRGGMHSVKGEPIETSSLPSMNFLVWWDGDLLRELLSNVSITKWNWETGEADPLFSDTGILSNNSTKATPNLSGDILGDWREEVIWRNTDSTELRIYTTTIPAECRMVTLMHDRQYRLAIAWQNVGYNQPPHPGFYLGDGMIPPVSPEFYYAESNELPQVSLVAPSSNTVVSIGDDVPLVAEASDSDGFVESVQFFESGKFWGMDLSEPYTALWDATEGGTFELRAVATDDAGEQGVSLPVAVVVAFNDAYDVSSAEPGTAPFGNSESGYTGDGYFELSHPSHDVRFTDFDGGLEGGTKTLLIRYSKQKPGVKPIKVWVNGVRYGLKLPSTGSASSWEEFAFSVELAPGETNELVFESLGGEIYFDKVTALGIVRNQAPAVTLTSPKDGFSNLEGIDLYLSALAKDIGGSVEKVEFFVNGTLVGSAESEPYAFIWQEVGEGAYEIVATATDNLGDATSTDAVHVLVNNPPLVAIVEPNEVAYTLVAESTPIVVEADDGVGSVELVELLMDGALLDSSAGPAYEFDWVPDSAGPRAFQAVATDNRGTTAASSPIMVNVLPAGYEAVSQAEDVGLSGDAVVANSLSGYNGTGYVELPSEAGRIELKQVDGGSGSMALVRIRYANTSSDSRVAILSVNSASYPVEFAPTGGSFVVLDLPVPVDAGKSNALLLSAIGEGALAIDEFKVRGLQSLNDHTYHAENALASASMVVESSNSGFNGTAYMNFPGSDGLLEFPTVDGGLGGTKTLSIRYALGSGAREGRLTVNGVSRPINFVASGSFTTYVYMDIDVDLNPGNANSILIESIGNDLANVDEIVVRGVGTPSAVPDVALLTPTDPSIEWRWGETMTMTASASIDSGSIERVEYYAMDPLVKVGEATIAPYSFDWFVLPGEYEILARAYSGNGSVAESYGYLMDVSFDNDRPTVEITSPAVGTVLLDGADVTIEATASDPDGSVAQVEFYVDGSLVGVDAEEPFSHTLTSLPAGGYQVKVRAVDNLGSTSFVDVLELGVYYATGGELRQEAEDGILAGAYVTNYDSRLPGPVGVPNAVKSLSSSGSDSNDLPGTDYLEMRFNIPVRGYYRIKSSVASPDGSSDSMYVSIDGADPFQHRWVTAISSGFATDYVRSDRQDPLLILWEQGGHYVRFGHREPLELDYFEVELVSEAPLAQPFYPTGGELRQEAEDAILAGNFTVVAEADASGGFAVQTGGTLSPTPNYAEFRFNVEHPGIYALKAGVKTVTFAGQDDSLYVSIDGASSSQHTWDTEEADYYIEDYVASRTAGDPLLIFLYPGGHSVRFGDREGPYLDWVELEYQGDGL; translated from the coding sequence ATGCCTCCAAAGCTATCCTTATTGTGTAAGGCGGCTCTCTGCTGCCTGTTTCTCGTTCAATCGCTGGCCTACCAGGCCCATGCGGCGCCCCATCAGCTGGAAAAGCTGGACCGTGGCCTCGTCGCGGTAAAGGCCAACGCTAACCAGGTTTACCTGAGTTGGCGGCTTTTGGTCAGCGATTCGCCCGGCACCGCGTTCAATGTCTACCGTTCGGCCGACGGCGGGCCCGCCATCAAGCTGACTTCCACCCCGCTGCTGCAAACCACTGACTTCAAGGACAGTACGGCCGACCTCGCTGCCTCGAATGCCTATTCGGTGCGCGCTGTCGTCGACGGAGTTGAGTTGGCTCCTAGTCGCAAGGCGACGATCGAGGCGGATGCTCCGGTACAGCAGTATCTAAGTCTCCCGCTGCAGGTTCCCGCAGACGGCGTTACGGCGGATGGGGTAAACTACTCTTATTCGGCCAATGACCTGTCGGTCGGTGACTTGGATGGCGATGGTGACTATGAAGTGGTGGTCAAGTGGTACCCTTCGAACGCCCGCGACAACGCTCAGAGCGGATACACCGGAAACACGCTCCTAGATGCCTACACCTTGGAAGGGGAGTTGCTATGGAGAATCGACTTGGGGGTGAACATTCGCTCCGGCTCCCATTACACGCAGTTCATGGTTTATGACTTGGATGGGGACGGCAAAGCAGAGGTGGCTTGCCGAACTGCGGAAGGGTCAATGGATGCGAGCGGAGCCTACGTCGCCGATGCGAACAAATGGTTCGGGGGAGCGATGCCCCCAATCGACCATGCGGCGGATCGCCGCAACTCGGGTGGATACATCTTGGAGGGACCCGAGTTTCTCACGCTTTTCGATGGGCTTTCAGGTCTCGAGATGGCTTCTACTCTCTATGAGCCACAGCGCGTGCCCGGCACGTTTTTTCCTACGAGCGCCGAAATCGATGCCCTCTGGGGCGACGGTTATGGAAACCGTGTGGACCGGTTTTTGGCGGCGGTTGCTTACCTGGACGGCGAGCGTCCCAGTTTGGTAATGTGTCGTGGCTACTACACTCGCACAGTGCTTGCAGCGTATGACTGGAGGGATGGCGCCCTGACGAAACGCTGGGTTTTCGACACTCTGGACGAAGGGACTCCCGACACCTACAGAGGGCAGGGGGCGCACAGCTTGACTGTTGGCGACGTAGATGGCGACGGCAAGGATGAGATCGTATACGGAGCTGCGACGATCGATGACAACGGTAGTGGACTTTACACTACGGGAATCGGGCATGGAGATGCCTTGCATTTTTCCGACATGGACCCGGATCGTCCGGGCTTGGAAGTTTGGATGCCGCACGAGTCTCCCAGCTCTTACGGGCCCAACGGTTCGGAGTTGCACGATGCAGCGACGGGTGAAGTGATTTTTGGTGTGAGCGGCAGCGGCTCAGATGTTGGCCGCGGCGTTGCTGCGGACATCGATCCGCGTTTCCGCGGCTTCGAAACCTGGGCCTCGCGCGGAGGCATGCACTCGGTCAAGGGAGAGCCGATCGAGACCTCGAGCTTACCGTCCATGAACTTCCTCGTTTGGTGGGATGGCGATCTGCTCCGCGAGCTCTTGAGCAACGTCTCCATTACCAAGTGGAATTGGGAAACGGGCGAGGCCGACCCACTGTTTTCCGACACGGGAATTCTTTCTAATAATTCCACAAAGGCCACGCCGAACTTGAGCGGCGACATCTTGGGGGATTGGCGCGAAGAAGTGATTTGGCGAAATACTGACAGCACCGAGCTGCGTATCTACACGACCACTATCCCTGCGGAGTGCCGTATGGTAACCTTGATGCACGACCGTCAGTACCGCTTGGCGATCGCGTGGCAGAATGTTGGATACAACCAACCCCCTCATCCAGGATTCTATCTGGGTGACGGCATGATCCCGCCAGTGTCTCCAGAGTTTTACTACGCTGAGAGCAACGAACTTCCGCAGGTTTCTCTAGTTGCGCCTAGCAGCAACACAGTCGTTTCGATCGGAGACGATGTGCCTTTGGTTGCGGAAGCGAGCGATTCGGATGGCTTCGTCGAGTCGGTGCAGTTTTTCGAAAGCGGGAAGTTCTGGGGGATGGACCTCAGCGAGCCTTACACCGCTCTATGGGATGCCACCGAGGGAGGAACCTTCGAGCTGAGGGCCGTAGCGACCGATGATGCGGGCGAGCAAGGCGTGTCCTTGCCGGTTGCAGTCGTGGTGGCTTTCAATGATGCCTACGATGTGAGCTCAGCGGAGCCGGGCACCGCTCCGTTCGGGAATTCGGAAAGTGGATACACGGGCGACGGATATTTTGAACTGAGCCACCCGTCCCACGACGTTCGTTTCACTGATTTCGACGGTGGCCTCGAAGGGGGAACCAAAACCTTGCTGATTCGCTACAGCAAGCAGAAGCCCGGTGTGAAGCCGATCAAGGTATGGGTAAATGGGGTACGCTATGGCCTGAAGCTGCCTTCGACTGGCTCGGCGAGCTCCTGGGAGGAGTTTGCGTTTTCTGTTGAGTTGGCGCCGGGCGAAACCAATGAACTTGTTTTTGAGTCGCTCGGCGGAGAAATCTACTTCGACAAGGTAACGGCCCTTGGCATCGTGCGCAATCAAGCCCCAGCTGTCACGCTCACCAGTCCGAAGGATGGTTTCTCCAACTTGGAGGGAATCGACCTCTACCTTTCCGCTCTGGCCAAGGATATTGGAGGCTCGGTCGAGAAGGTTGAGTTCTTCGTGAACGGTACCTTGGTCGGCTCCGCGGAGAGCGAGCCCTACGCTTTCATCTGGCAGGAGGTGGGTGAGGGCGCATATGAGATTGTTGCGACTGCCACGGATAACCTCGGGGACGCGACAAGCACCGACGCGGTGCATGTTCTTGTCAACAACCCTCCATTGGTGGCGATCGTTGAGCCGAACGAGGTGGCCTACACTCTCGTGGCGGAGTCTACGCCAATTGTGGTGGAAGCGGACGACGGGGTTGGCTCGGTCGAGCTGGTCGAGCTTTTGATGGATGGAGCGTTACTCGACTCCTCGGCGGGTCCAGCCTATGAGTTCGATTGGGTTCCCGATTCCGCCGGACCGCGCGCCTTCCAAGCGGTTGCAACTGACAATCGTGGCACGACAGCTGCCTCCTCTCCCATTATGGTCAACGTGTTGCCGGCTGGGTATGAGGCGGTTTCTCAAGCCGAAGACGTCGGTTTGTCGGGTGACGCCGTCGTAGCGAATTCGCTGAGTGGATACAACGGAACTGGCTATGTGGAGCTCCCGAGTGAAGCTGGCCGTATTGAGCTGAAGCAAGTTGACGGAGGGTCAGGATCTATGGCTCTCGTTCGTATACGTTACGCGAATACATCCTCCGATTCACGAGTCGCTATTCTTTCGGTGAATAGTGCTTCTTACCCGGTTGAATTTGCTCCCACCGGAGGAAGCTTCGTCGTTTTGGATCTGCCGGTGCCAGTTGATGCGGGCAAGTCGAATGCCTTGCTGCTCTCTGCCATTGGCGAAGGCGCCCTTGCGATCGATGAATTCAAGGTACGCGGCTTGCAAAGCTTGAACGATCACACCTATCACGCTGAAAACGCTTTGGCCTCAGCTTCGATGGTGGTCGAATCCAGCAATTCCGGATTCAATGGCACAGCCTACATGAACTTCCCGGGATCCGATGGCCTGCTAGAATTCCCAACCGTTGATGGCGGCTTGGGCGGCACCAAAACGCTCAGTATTCGATATGCCCTGGGTTCAGGCGCTCGGGAGGGGCGTTTGACGGTGAACGGAGTTTCGCGGCCTATCAACTTCGTAGCTTCTGGAAGCTTCACCACTTACGTGTACATGGATATCGATGTAGATCTGAATCCTGGAAACGCTAACTCTATCCTTATAGAGTCGATTGGAAACGACCTAGCGAACGTCGACGAAATTGTCGTTCGAGGCGTTGGAACGCCAAGCGCGGTACCGGATGTCGCTCTGTTGACTCCAACTGATCCGAGCATCGAGTGGCGTTGGGGTGAGACCATGACGATGACGGCATCAGCATCGATCGACAGTGGCTCTATCGAACGCGTGGAATATTACGCCATGGATCCACTTGTGAAGGTGGGCGAAGCGACGATTGCTCCATACTCCTTCGATTGGTTTGTATTGCCTGGTGAATACGAGATCTTAGCTCGTGCCTACAGCGGTAACGGATCAGTCGCGGAGTCTTACGGTTACCTCATGGATGTATCCTTCGACAATGATCGCCCCACTGTGGAGATCACCTCTCCGGCGGTCGGTACAGTCTTGCTCGATGGTGCCGACGTTACCATCGAGGCGACAGCTAGCGACCCGGATGGGTCGGTGGCCCAGGTTGAGTTTTACGTGGATGGATCCTTGGTAGGAGTTGATGCGGAGGAGCCGTTCAGCCATACGTTGACTTCATTGCCGGCAGGAGGCTACCAGGTGAAGGTGCGCGCGGTGGATAATCTCGGCAGCACTTCCTTCGTCGACGTGCTCGAATTGGGTGTCTACTACGCGACTGGTGGCGAACTGCGCCAGGAGGCGGAAGACGGAATCTTGGCGGGCGCTTACGTGACCAACTACGACAGCCGCTTGCCTGGTCCGGTAGGCGTTCCCAACGCGGTGAAGTCGCTCAGCAGCAGCGGCAGCGATTCGAATGACCTGCCCGGAACGGACTACTTGGAAATGCGTTTCAATATTCCCGTTCGCGGCTACTACCGCATCAAATCCTCGGTTGCTTCGCCTGATGGCAGCAGCGACTCGATGTACGTGTCGATAGACGGAGCGGATCCGTTCCAGCATCGCTGGGTGACGGCGATCTCCTCTGGATTCGCGACTGACTATGTTCGCTCCGACAGGCAAGACCCCTTGCTTATTCTCTGGGAGCAGGGCGGACACTACGTCCGTTTTGGCCACCGCGAACCCCTTGAGCTCGACTACTTCGAGGTCGAACTGGTGAGCGAAGCTCCCCTGGCCCAACCGTTTTACCCAACCGGTGGCGAACTTCGCCAAGAGGCGGAAGACGCGATCTTGGCTGGTAACTTCACCGTTGTGGCGGAAGCGGACGCGAGCGGCGGATTTGCCGTGCAGACTGGCGGTACGTTGTCGCCAACTCCCAACTACGCGGAGTTTCGTTTCAATGTGGAGCACCCGGGCATCTACGCCCTTAAGGCTGGGGTCAAGACGGTGACATTTGCCGGACAGGACGACTCCCTCTATGTGTCGATCGACGGAGCCTCCTCAAGCCAGCACACTTGGGATACGGAAGAAGCCGACTACTATATCGAGGACTATGTGGCAAGCCGGACCGCAGGAGATCCTCTGTTGATATTCCTCTATCCAGGTGGCCATTCGGTCCGTTTTGGTGATCGCGAAGGTCCTTACTTGGACTGGGTCGAACTGGAGTATCAGGGCGATGGCCTTTGA
- a CDS encoding TonB-dependent receptor plug domain-containing protein yields the protein MNVPQTARRWLLALALTCPFAEWASAQSASTSEDDEIFELSPFEVKSSADDTGYRATNTLAGSRLSTNLADIGASISVVTLQQMEDTASTDLNDIFRYEASTEGSSTYTPGVGVLRGDGIADVNAGFASGANGIAMTNATANTVRGLGSPSASINFYRAINQIPLDSYNVQSVEISRGPNSMLFGTGSPAGVVNQSRTTAALNQNLQALKLKFDDRGSKRASLSFNRSLVDDKLAVAGAILVDNKEFERKPSYDDTRRFYGSVTFKPTEKTKFNLNFEDYSNENRRPNTLTPVDYVTPWIEEGMPMYNPITKMVTYTSTGEQVGPFINRTGSPLIDDVRSYIMGLPDYDETKWNSSQTSYNGRSIVGWTALAENGSALQVPSMRWTNSRPTMQIGGGETVNWFQAQPGGYRTQFGTDENPAANAPWGPSSSDIYANADNYPVYEQYWSSSADYSARGGDIASWKYSGVTDQSIYDWENLNILQMNYGEEDARTTNLEFEQKLNDDLYFSAGWFRQDFESYSSYTVSQLNATTFYVDTNSHLPDGSVNPYAGGVYVQDLDPDSFRNELVNDQYRAILAYTPDFTANDGWSRWLGKHQFIGFLSEEKETQDFYRLRFNYYDSGEADAGMIRYLANPNNDADGNPTGYRNEGATTRRAFYLSQPNLDVSQYGVANMGSGEWNYTDYTGNMDVYNWENSQWQQVSYSASFNPHSAHTGSKQTKISTWNIGGTSHFWEDRIVATYGIREDEVSNRGTTSGTITDENGNVLSESLTRPELYENGFLNLDAIMDRYRPWTTISEQTSTAGVVVRPFKGWDGIESRANSGNLFSEFLNTVGFTFNKSETFNPPTSARVDLFGNALPKPSGEGEDIGIQFSLFENKLFAKVSKYESSNENEQISGGTVFSRFTGNLDQSTFRNWARTIALINWGQDPTNTETFGANLSTAQEEQLEADIEAIWGLPYDYYSDLGSTGATRSVFAEGTEVEVVYNPTRNWTLKFTGSKQETVYSNVMKEYGAWFDRRFPDWQNASAADHLLPEYQDLATYTTDGGTNVNLTNFWSSYGYTSQVRDTNPVDRTVEAYYNSILVPQVRLATDLEGQVITNQSKYQAALTTNYKFTDGKYKGWSVGGSMRWLDKKSIGYYGKASGANGPDYIDISDTSRPIYTPAQTFYDFWLSHKRPIWDGKADMKVQLNIVNAFESGGLQTVGVNFDGSPYGYRIIDPRKFVLSFGFDM from the coding sequence ATGAACGTACCCCAAACCGCTCGACGCTGGCTGCTTGCCCTCGCGTTGACCTGCCCCTTCGCAGAGTGGGCAAGCGCGCAAAGCGCCTCGACAAGCGAAGATGACGAGATCTTCGAACTCTCGCCATTCGAGGTTAAGTCCTCCGCGGACGACACCGGATACCGCGCGACAAACACGCTGGCCGGCTCACGCCTGAGCACGAACCTGGCGGACATCGGCGCCTCCATCTCCGTCGTCACTTTGCAGCAGATGGAGGACACCGCCTCCACAGACCTCAACGACATCTTCCGCTACGAGGCCAGTACCGAAGGTTCATCCACCTACACGCCTGGCGTAGGCGTGTTGCGCGGCGACGGTATCGCTGACGTCAATGCAGGCTTCGCCAGCGGAGCCAACGGCATCGCCATGACCAATGCGACGGCAAATACCGTACGCGGTCTCGGATCCCCCTCCGCCTCCATCAACTTCTACCGGGCCATCAATCAGATTCCTCTCGACTCCTACAACGTGCAGTCAGTGGAAATCAGCCGCGGCCCGAACTCCATGCTCTTCGGCACAGGCAGTCCGGCCGGCGTGGTCAACCAAAGCCGCACCACCGCCGCCCTCAACCAGAACCTGCAGGCCCTCAAGCTCAAGTTCGACGATCGCGGTTCCAAGCGGGCGAGCCTTTCATTCAACCGCTCCCTCGTCGATGACAAGCTCGCCGTCGCCGGCGCCATCCTCGTCGACAACAAGGAGTTCGAGCGCAAGCCCTCCTACGACGACACCCGCCGTTTCTACGGATCGGTAACCTTCAAGCCGACGGAAAAAACGAAGTTCAACCTCAACTTCGAAGACTACAGCAACGAGAATCGTCGCCCCAACACCCTCACGCCAGTCGACTACGTAACGCCGTGGATCGAGGAAGGCATGCCCATGTACAACCCCATCACCAAGATGGTCACGTACACCAGCACCGGCGAACAAGTCGGTCCTTTCATTAACCGCACCGGAAGCCCCCTCATCGACGATGTCAGGTCCTACATCATGGGACTGCCTGACTACGACGAAACTAAGTGGAACAGCAGCCAAACCAGCTACAACGGACGTTCCATCGTCGGCTGGACCGCCCTCGCCGAAAACGGCTCCGCCCTGCAGGTACCCAGCATGCGCTGGACCAACAGCCGCCCCACCATGCAAATCGGCGGTGGCGAAACCGTAAACTGGTTCCAAGCTCAGCCCGGCGGTTACCGCACCCAGTTCGGTACGGACGAGAACCCAGCGGCCAACGCTCCTTGGGGCCCCTCCTCCTCCGACATCTACGCCAACGCCGACAACTACCCGGTCTACGAACAGTACTGGAGCTCCTCAGCGGACTACTCCGCTCGCGGCGGCGACATCGCTAGCTGGAAATACTCAGGCGTGACCGATCAGTCCATTTACGATTGGGAGAACCTAAACATCCTGCAGATGAACTACGGCGAAGAGGACGCGAGAACCACCAATCTCGAGTTCGAGCAAAAGCTCAACGACGACCTCTACTTCTCCGCTGGCTGGTTCCGTCAAGACTTCGAGTCCTACTCCAGCTACACCGTGTCGCAGCTGAACGCTACCACCTTCTACGTCGACACCAACTCCCACCTGCCAGACGGTTCGGTCAACCCCTATGCTGGTGGCGTCTACGTCCAGGACCTCGACCCTGACAGCTTCCGCAACGAGCTCGTCAACGACCAGTACCGCGCCATCTTGGCCTACACTCCGGACTTCACCGCGAACGACGGTTGGAGCCGCTGGCTCGGCAAGCACCAGTTCATCGGCTTTCTTTCCGAAGAGAAGGAAACCCAGGACTTCTACCGCCTCCGCTTCAACTACTACGATAGCGGCGAAGCGGATGCTGGCATGATTCGCTACTTGGCAAACCCGAACAACGACGCCGACGGCAACCCGACCGGCTACCGCAATGAAGGAGCTACCACACGTCGCGCCTTCTACCTCAGCCAGCCAAATCTCGACGTATCACAATACGGAGTCGCCAACATGGGCAGCGGCGAGTGGAACTACACTGACTACACCGGCAACATGGACGTCTACAACTGGGAAAACTCCCAGTGGCAGCAGGTTTCTTACTCTGCGTCCTTCAATCCCCACTCCGCCCACACCGGCAGCAAGCAAACCAAGATCTCCACTTGGAACATCGGCGGCACCAGCCACTTCTGGGAAGATCGCATCGTAGCCACCTACGGCATCCGCGAGGACGAAGTTTCCAACCGCGGCACGACATCCGGAACCATCACCGACGAAAACGGAAACGTTCTCTCCGAGTCCCTCACCCGTCCGGAGCTGTACGAAAACGGATTCCTCAACCTCGACGCCATCATGGATCGCTACCGTCCATGGACCACCATCTCGGAGCAGACCAGCACCGCTGGCGTGGTCGTTCGCCCCTTCAAGGGCTGGGACGGCATCGAATCCCGCGCGAATTCCGGAAACCTCTTCTCCGAATTCCTCAACACGGTTGGGTTCACCTTCAACAAGTCGGAGACCTTTAACCCGCCGACTTCGGCTCGCGTCGACCTCTTCGGCAACGCCCTCCCCAAGCCAAGCGGCGAAGGCGAAGACATCGGCATCCAGTTCTCGCTCTTCGAGAACAAGCTCTTCGCCAAGGTCAGCAAGTACGAATCCTCCAACGAAAACGAGCAGATCAGCGGCGGCACGGTATTCTCCCGCTTCACCGGCAACCTCGACCAGAGCACCTTCCGCAACTGGGCCCGCACCATTGCCCTCATCAACTGGGGACAGGACCCAACTAACACCGAAACCTTCGGAGCTAACCTCAGCACCGCGCAAGAGGAACAACTGGAAGCCGACATCGAAGCGATCTGGGGACTCCCCTACGATTACTACAGCGACCTCGGTTCCACTGGAGCGACCCGTTCGGTCTTCGCAGAAGGCACCGAAGTTGAAGTGGTCTACAACCCAACCCGCAACTGGACCCTCAAGTTCACCGGTTCCAAGCAGGAAACGGTTTACTCCAACGTGATGAAGGAATACGGAGCATGGTTCGACCGCCGCTTCCCGGACTGGCAAAATGCATCGGCTGCAGACCACCTGCTTCCAGAGTACCAAGACCTCGCCACCTACACCACCGACGGCGGCACCAACGTAAACCTGACCAACTTCTGGAGCAGCTACGGCTACACCTCGCAAGTGCGCGATACCAATCCCGTAGACCGCACCGTCGAAGCCTACTACAACAGCATCCTCGTTCCCCAGGTTCGTCTCGCTACCGACCTCGAAGGCCAGGTCATCACCAACCAGAGCAAGTACCAGGCAGCCCTCACCACCAACTACAAGTTCACCGACGGCAAGTACAAGGGCTGGTCAGTGGGCGGCAGCATGCGTTGGTTGGACAAAAAGTCCATCGGCTACTACGGCAAGGCCAGCGGAGCCAACGGTCCTGACTATATCGATATTTCGGATACGTCCCGTCCAATCTATACGCCAGCCCAGACCTTCTACGACTTCTGGCTCTCCCATAAGCGTCCTATCTGGGACGGCAAGGCCGACATGAAGGTACAGCTCAACATCGTCAACGCCTTCGAGAGCGGCGGTTTGCAAACCGTCGGAGTCAACTTCGACGGCTCGCCCTACGGCTACCGCATCATCGATCCGCGCAAGTTCGTGCTGAGCTTCGGTTTCGATATGTAG
- a CDS encoding LacI family DNA-binding transcriptional regulator: MGEEQVGRGRRKKATIYDLADATGFSSGTVSRVLNNRSNVAAETRDIILKAAREMNLQPQLSARLKQVAVVADASSGDRMEGYASTLISHLAYALSKKSFAVSFPEDPQKQLSTQFVDAIVAVSCGPQLQPLLQEFEKQLPVVYLDKFDCAPEQHAVVSDHYQAGVLAAEHFIARGKTKLAFYSKRSLPHAERLRGYRDAMESAGVKVDDYRLLMEESDSLMAAVTRIVRNGADALYVPGSSFQAMEVLHLLSYVMGVRVPEDISVIGGENAVVSKFMSPPLTTIAEPLEEMASAVASLLEDLMQGQAPEQRTITLPVELIERNSVFGD; the protein is encoded by the coding sequence ATGGGCGAGGAGCAGGTTGGGCGAGGCAGGCGGAAAAAGGCCACCATATACGATTTAGCGGATGCGACGGGGTTTTCTTCCGGCACGGTAAGTCGGGTTTTGAACAATCGCTCCAACGTCGCGGCTGAAACGCGCGACATCATTCTGAAAGCTGCCCGCGAGATGAACCTGCAGCCACAGTTGTCGGCTCGCTTGAAGCAGGTCGCGGTCGTTGCGGACGCATCGAGCGGCGATCGGATGGAGGGGTACGCCTCGACGTTGATTTCACACCTCGCCTACGCTCTGAGCAAGAAAAGCTTCGCGGTGTCCTTTCCGGAAGATCCGCAAAAGCAGTTGTCGACGCAATTTGTCGACGCGATCGTGGCGGTGAGCTGCGGCCCTCAATTGCAGCCATTGCTGCAGGAGTTCGAAAAACAGCTGCCGGTGGTTTATCTGGACAAGTTCGATTGCGCTCCCGAACAGCATGCGGTCGTTTCGGACCATTACCAGGCGGGAGTTCTGGCGGCGGAGCATTTCATCGCTCGCGGCAAAACCAAACTCGCTTTCTATTCCAAGCGCTCCTTGCCGCATGCGGAGCGGCTGCGGGGCTATCGGGATGCCATGGAGAGCGCGGGAGTGAAGGTAGACGATTACCGTTTGTTGATGGAGGAGTCGGACTCCTTGATGGCGGCGGTCACCCGTATCGTGCGTAATGGGGCGGATGCCCTTTACGTGCCGGGGTCAAGCTTTCAAGCGATGGAGGTGCTGCACTTGCTTTCCTACGTGATGGGCGTGAGGGTGCCGGAAGACATCTCCGTTATCGGCGGCGAGAACGCGGTTGTATCCAAATTTATGAGTCCGCCGCTCACCACCATCGCAGAGCCCCTGGAAGAAATGGCGAGCGCGGTGGCTTCCCTTTTGGAGGACTTGATGCAGGGCCAAGCTCCCGAGCAGAGAACGATAACCCTGCCGGTGGAGTTGATAGAGCGAAACTCGGTCTTTGGAGACTGA
- a CDS encoding substrate-binding domain-containing protein, giving the protein MNLYCPPTTPPCVLLALDRLEPRIVAGVRRFADERAWILEIPSSYEELLPRLKDWKGHGLIVDPGNAPSRFPLTQVIRQTRVPAVSLHKRGTFLGAARVLPAYEAIGKVGAEHLVTQGFRELGLVTFSEDLVEEQLWQGMRGRCQRHGAAVRKIAYSDLVEELENADAAIGLLAPTDRKASTVISTCLSNGLELSRQVGVLGVGDDRKVCRLPDVALSSVALDYERMGYEAARSLAALMKGQRPVRETCEIAPIGVMGRGSAERSRPGRVDRAPLRQREANSPRERWASIA; this is encoded by the coding sequence ATGAACCTCTACTGCCCGCCTACTACCCCCCCTTGTGTATTGCTCGCTCTTGATCGCTTGGAACCGCGAATTGTTGCCGGAGTCAGGCGTTTCGCCGACGAGCGGGCTTGGATTCTGGAGATTCCCTCCTCCTACGAGGAGCTCTTGCCGCGCTTGAAGGATTGGAAGGGCCACGGTCTCATCGTGGATCCGGGCAACGCGCCCTCTCGGTTTCCTTTGACGCAGGTGATACGCCAGACGCGGGTTCCGGCTGTGAGCCTGCACAAGCGAGGGACATTTTTGGGAGCCGCTCGCGTGCTGCCGGCCTACGAGGCAATCGGTAAAGTAGGGGCTGAACATCTCGTTACCCAAGGCTTCCGCGAGCTCGGGCTCGTGACGTTTTCGGAAGACTTGGTGGAAGAGCAGCTTTGGCAAGGGATGCGAGGGCGTTGCCAGCGCCATGGCGCCGCGGTCCGCAAGATCGCTTACTCTGACCTTGTTGAGGAATTGGAGAACGCCGACGCAGCTATCGGACTACTTGCGCCTACGGACCGCAAGGCGAGCACCGTGATTTCCACCTGCCTGTCGAACGGTCTGGAGCTTTCTCGCCAAGTAGGCGTTTTAGGAGTGGGCGACGATCGCAAGGTGTGCCGCCTGCCGGATGTCGCATTGAGCAGCGTGGCTCTCGACTATGAGCGAATGGGCTACGAGGCTGCTCGCTCCTTGGCGGCCTTGATGAAAGGCCAACGACCAGTGCGCGAAACCTGCGAGATAGCCCCGATCGGTGTGATGGGAAGAGGATCGGCCGAAAGGAGCCGCCCCGGACGCGTGGACCGGGCGCCGCTTCGCCAGCGTGAGGCGAATAGCCCTAGAGAGCGTTGGGCATCCATCGCCTAG